The Nodosilinea sp. PGN35 genome has a window encoding:
- a CDS encoding right-handed parallel beta-helix repeat-containing protein, whose amino-acid sequence MTPSAIKCLSLALASTLLPGVMLPALASPDEPLSSESSLAQMDLGFSPNLSLADIADRSWVTAPELIPLDLAQVSLDSAAGPDLRVRPRMGASYSTASGSYPALGRFEAFVPLWQTVGDELGFLEGRLLVNSDDTLGGGILLGYRGYSETAERVRGGYLGLDGRGTGSSTFYQLGTGYESLGRDWDFRFNAYWPLGDRDRTLSAIDIDTGLQTSTRFQGNLLLLETQRQRQRLLQRETALGGFDAEAGTPLARWDDGDLKGFGGVYLYGAPNLPSYLGWRLRLAADLTPNFSTGLALQGDGLFGTRLVFSVGATFPGVRAAAPIPEIDQVRARLGEPPVRLPEVAVFVVSQAEAFSTQESQPLINPEEEQAYRFQHVRLGGGGGDGTFENPFGTVEEALNATARDGNDVVYVDGAADVLIPALTIPDRVQLLSQGPRQLLAGLPFPGFETTTARLPFSPELNYANGIVVELPFSGDGSFPRIDGVTLGNRTVLAGFRFENTPGEAAILGRSISNVELRNNTIAAPQQRGIFLDDVGGSAVLFDTVVSDAQGAGPTSGQGILIRNTTTINSIQATIAGFQADRNRVGIELAAEGVVAPPFQVPNQEVFIGPSSSVNTSFGLSPGATITNSASNNSAEGVLIRATNLGGQEITLRGVTLADNGSDGLSVVGGTPGGGLISFQEVQVRESAIARNAGAGIRIAANESATQEFNIDNNQIVNNAGAGIVSTAGDSALQEFVAKPELGSLGIGNNIITGNGGNGIELATTDAQTLLVEARQNQLANNTGGQAIQVTADGTARVCFIAFGNATTPTITLDNVTAGLFEVGDRDNLSLNNDGATVALNPAPGAFTDIARPTCL is encoded by the coding sequence CCCTGGCCAGTACCCTGCTGCCGGGGGTAATGCTCCCAGCGCTGGCCAGCCCAGACGAACCCTTATCCTCCGAGTCGAGCCTGGCTCAGATGGATCTGGGCTTTAGCCCCAACCTATCTCTGGCCGATATTGCCGATAGATCCTGGGTAACGGCCCCCGAGTTGATCCCGCTTGACCTGGCGCAGGTTTCCCTCGACAGCGCCGCCGGGCCAGATCTACGAGTTCGCCCTCGCATGGGGGCCAGCTACAGCACCGCCAGCGGCAGTTACCCGGCCCTGGGCCGCTTTGAAGCCTTTGTGCCCCTGTGGCAAACCGTGGGCGACGAGCTGGGCTTTTTGGAAGGGCGGCTGCTGGTCAACAGCGACGACACCCTGGGCGGCGGCATTTTGCTGGGCTATCGCGGCTATAGCGAGACGGCGGAGCGCGTGCGCGGCGGCTACCTGGGGCTCGACGGTCGGGGCACGGGGTCGAGCACCTTCTACCAGCTGGGCACCGGCTACGAGAGCCTGGGCCGCGACTGGGATTTTCGCTTTAATGCCTACTGGCCCCTGGGCGATCGCGATCGCACCCTCAGCGCCATCGACATCGACACCGGGCTGCAAACCTCAACCCGCTTTCAGGGCAACCTGCTGCTGCTCGAAACCCAGCGCCAGCGCCAGCGGCTGCTCCAGCGAGAAACCGCCCTGGGCGGTTTTGATGCCGAGGCGGGCACCCCCCTGGCCCGCTGGGACGATGGCGATCTCAAAGGCTTTGGCGGCGTCTATCTCTACGGTGCCCCCAACCTGCCCAGCTACCTGGGCTGGCGGCTGCGGCTGGCCGCTGACCTCACCCCCAACTTCAGCACCGGCCTGGCGCTCCAGGGAGACGGGCTGTTTGGCACCCGCCTGGTCTTTTCGGTGGGGGCCACCTTCCCCGGCGTGCGCGCGGCGGCCCCGATTCCAGAAATTGATCAGGTGCGCGCCCGGCTGGGAGAACCCCCGGTGCGCCTGCCCGAAGTCGCTGTGTTTGTTGTCTCCCAGGCCGAGGCCTTTAGCACCCAGGAGTCGCAGCCTCTGATCAACCCCGAAGAAGAGCAGGCCTACCGCTTTCAGCACGTGCGGCTGGGCGGCGGCGGCGGCGACGGCACCTTTGAAAACCCCTTTGGCACCGTCGAGGAGGCCCTCAACGCCACCGCCCGCGACGGCAATGACGTAGTCTACGTCGATGGCGCAGCGGATGTGCTGATTCCGGCGCTGACCATTCCCGACCGGGTGCAGCTGCTCTCCCAGGGGCCGCGCCAGCTGCTCGCGGGGCTGCCCTTCCCCGGCTTTGAGACGACTACTGCGCGGCTGCCCTTTTCCCCCGAACTCAACTATGCCAACGGCATTGTAGTCGAGCTGCCCTTCTCGGGCGACGGCAGCTTCCCCCGCATCGACGGCGTCACCCTGGGCAACCGCACCGTGCTGGCGGGCTTTCGGTTTGAGAATACGCCGGGGGAGGCGGCCATTTTGGGGCGCAGCATTAGCAACGTTGAGCTACGCAACAACACGATTGCCGCCCCCCAGCAGCGGGGCATTTTTCTCGACGATGTCGGCGGCAGCGCCGTTTTGTTTGACACCGTGGTGAGCGATGCCCAGGGGGCTGGCCCCACCTCGGGCCAGGGCATTTTGATTCGCAATACCACCACAATCAACTCAATTCAGGCCACCATTGCGGGCTTTCAGGCCGATCGCAACCGGGTGGGCATTGAGCTGGCCGCCGAGGGGGTCGTAGCCCCCCCCTTCCAGGTGCCGAACCAGGAGGTATTCATTGGCCCCAGCAGCTCGGTCAACACCAGCTTTGGCCTCAGCCCCGGCGCGACGATTACCAACAGCGCCAGCAACAACAGTGCCGAGGGGGTGTTGATTCGGGCCACTAACCTGGGCGGGCAAGAAATTACCCTGCGGGGTGTCACCCTTGCCGACAACGGCAGCGACGGACTGAGCGTAGTGGGCGGCACCCCCGGTGGGGGGTTGATTTCCTTCCAGGAGGTGCAGGTGCGGGAGAGCGCGATCGCCCGCAACGCTGGCGCTGGTATTCGCATTGCCGCCAACGAGTCGGCCACCCAGGAGTTCAACATCGACAACAACCAGATTGTGAACAACGCCGGAGCGGGCATCGTCAGCACCGCCGGAGATTCGGCCCTGCAGGAGTTTGTCGCCAAGCCCGAGCTGGGCTCCCTGGGCATTGGCAACAACATCATTACCGGCAACGGCGGCAACGGCATTGAGCTAGCCACCACCGACGCCCAGACGCTGCTGGTGGAGGCCCGCCAAAACCAGCTGGCCAACAACACCGGGGGCCAAGCCATTCAGGTCACCGCCGACGGCACCGCCCGCGTCTGTTTCATTGCCTTTGGCAACGCCACCACCCCGACCATTACCCTCGACAACGTCACCGCTGGCCTGTTTGAAGTGGGCGATCGCGACAATCTGTCCCTTAACAATGACGGTGCCACCGTTGCCCTCAACCCGGCCCCTGGTGCCTTTACCGACATCGCCCGGCCAACCTGTCTGTAA